A window of the Miscanthus floridulus cultivar M001 chromosome 14, ASM1932011v1, whole genome shotgun sequence genome harbors these coding sequences:
- the LOC136504410 gene encoding uncharacterized protein → MSSGELRTRFPDLAVGLPTLTEGQTNSSGDLSSEGELQVTCFTEDLHDVILHFQIVRFPKQIYVWVGCNTTKFGHLYAAAATRPDNRVSVTSVLGGTSDNTGSSMARRLVLKTGLNIVLACNIPKDSPMLEAAAERKLMEKLKGLGYSRTTADKATTSTAH, encoded by the exons ATGTCTTCAGGGGAGCTGAGAACTAGGTTTCCAGATTTGGCGGTGGGTTTGCCCACCTTGACAGAGGGCCAAACTAATTCTTCTGGTGACTTATCATCCGAGGGGGAGCTGCAAGTAACTTGTTTCACAGAGGACCTTCATGATGTCATACTTCATTTTCAGATAGTGAGGTTCCCTAAACAG ATCTATGTGTGGGTTGGATGCAACACAACAAAGTTTGGCCATTTGTATGCTGCTGCAGCCACTAGGCCG GATAACAGAGTGAGTGTCACCTCTGTACTAGGTGGAACATCTGATAACACTGGATCAAGCATGGCCCGTCGTCTAG TGCTGAAGACCGGTCTGAACATAGTCCTGGCATGCAACATCCCAAAAGACAGCCCGATGCTCGAG GCCGCTGCGGAGAGGAAGCTGATGGAGAAGCTGAAAGGTTTGGGTTACAGCAGAACCACAGCTGATAAGGCTACCACTTCCACTGCACATTGA
- the LOC136504409 gene encoding uncharacterized protein has product MQVIRPILVRLFGYRNVGTSATPMHRFSSPCRFPLSFMASATTRWWPPALEQRASPLMVSPNPPVSRVYRLPCGHQNMATIRRVKDDESDKPNRLLPISSANVINLPLDNIEKRGAILGVIAGDDTSDKDACWETSEVIYVKHETCGEIVKHTVTEEDGRSTTEDHKGKIGVSDDEGYTVNNVLARSRHRDGSIYRGMGDTWWKKQYCTADRNETRLEAMALSDPTDCIIHDGSCIRHQPNGMLQILSLELAEISAHGGLVELYGYIAVRDNVDPLLNYVINFSRDEPIIAKQGSLINMAGPKRGVQMMDLALIEYDMRIKTGEQEKDDLYLIDGASMIGLAGLWNYPFTMRIPGDCGAVNLTLARLDDAVEATIEVLISEVQNSFSLFLGCLTSGLNKEIQLFDGAVAKSCGLRRSVVAVVNDSSIDLKFKLGSLLSSSDQHCCSFNTKTHGHDTQEIKTDFALISVKVTWSTLPDGTRGYYEW; this is encoded by the exons ATGCAAGTCATCCGCCCTATTCTAGTACGTCTCTTCGGATACCGTAATGTCGGCACCTCTGCTACCCCAATGCACCGCTTCTCCTCCCCCTGTCGATTTCCCCTCTCTTTCATGGCATCTGCGACGACTCGCTGGTGGCCACCAGCGCTTGAGCAACGAGCTTCCCCACTCATGGTGTCTCCCAATCCACCTGTCAGTCGTGTTTACCG ACTTCCTTGTGGACATCAGAACATGGCCACCATCCGTCGAGTAAAAGATGATGAGTCTGATAAACCAAACAGGCTGCTGCCCATCTCTTCTGCCAACGTTATTAATCTTCCCTTGGACAACATTGAGAAAAGGGGTGCAATCTTGGGGGTTATAGCTGGAGATGACACAAGTGATAAAGATGCTTGTTGGGAAACCTCGGAGGTTATATATGTCAAACATGAGACATGTGGGGAAATTGTGAAGCACACTGTCACTGAGGAAGATGGAAGGAGCACAACTGAGGATCATAAGGGCAAAATAGGTGTCAGTGATGATGAAGGATATACTGTGAATAATGTACTTGCAAGAAGTAGACACCGTGACGGTTCTATATACAGGGGCATGGGCGATACATGGTGGAAAAAACAGTATTGTACTGCAGACCGTAATGAGA CTCGGTTGGAGGCAATGGCATTATCAGATCCTACAGATTGTATCATTCACGATGGAAGTTGCATTCGACATCAGCCTAATGGCATGCTGCAAATTTTGTCATTAGAGTTGGCTGAAATTTCTGCGCATGGTGGCTTAGTAGAGTTATATGGGTACATTGCAGTGCGGGATAATGTGGATCCATTGCTTAATTATGTCATCAATTTTAGCAGGGATGAACCCATCATTGCGAAGCAG GGTTCTCTCATCAACATGGCTGGCCCTAAGCGAGGGGTCCAAATGATGGACCTTGCTCTAATCGAATATGACATGAGGATCAAGACAGGTGAACAGGAAAAGGATGACCTATATCTGATTGATGGTGCATCAATGATAGGCCTTGCAGGCTTATGGAATTATCCATTTACAATGCGCATCCCTGGTGATTGTGGTGCAGTTAACCTAACTTTAGCACGTCTTGATGATGCAGTTGAGGCGACTATAGAGGTTCTCATATCGGAAGTGCAAAACAGTTTCAGTTTGTTTCTTGGTTGTTTAACAAGTGGATTGAATAAGGAAATTCAGCTCTTTGATGGTGCCGTAGCCAAGTCATGTGGCTTAAGGAGGTCTGTGGTTGCTGTAGTGAATGATTCATCGATAGATTTGAAGTTCAAATTAGGCTCACTGTTATCTAGTTCCGACCAACATTGCTGCTCGTTCAACACAAAAACCCATGGGCATGATACCCAGGAAATAAAGACTGATTTTGCATTAATATCAGTGAAGGTGACTTGGTCAACTTTGCCGGATGGGACACGAGGCTACTACGAGTGGTAA